TGGTGGGCGGCGACCACATCGCGGAGCAGTTCGCGCATGAGGACCGGCAGAGTCGGCTCGCTTCGCCAGGCACCCATCACGGCACCACCGATGCTCGAGTGTGGCGGCTGCAGGCCCACGGGCCTGAGGTCGAAACCCTCGCTGAGCAGGCGCGCCCGCTGCTCCGCATTCTGCGACTGGAAGGGGGTAGAGATCTTGCCGATGTCGTGCAAGGCAACCAGCCAGGGCACCAGCTCACGCACGCGGTCGGGGTCGATCCCCAGCGCACAGCTCAGCACCCGGAGCCAGCGCGGCGATGCGTCGGGGCCGAGAAGAACCTGGGCCACGCGACCGGTGTCGAGCATATGGTGCAGCACAGGGTGCCACTGGGGCGTTCCCTCGACGGTCTTGCCCCAGCAGCAGGAGAGGCGAGAGTGCACGACCTCGTTCACGCCGCATACCTCCCCGCCGCGGCCTTCAGCTCCTCGCCAATCTCCTTCCGCAACTCTTCCGGCGCGAGCACCTCACACTCCGGCCCCCAGCCCCGGATCCACGGCTTCATCTCCAGCGTGTGCGCCACGCGCACCTTGAACAGGCACCCGCCGTCCGCGCACTCCTCCAGCACCTGGCTGCCGTGCCACACCGTCTCGGCCACGCGGCGCGCTACCTGCGGGGTAAAGCGCAGCACGACCTGCACCGTGCCTTCGCCGTACATCACGCCCCAGGCGCTGCCCAGCAGGCGCAGGGCATCGAACCCGGGCGGAACGCTAAAGCCCTCGTTCAGCAGGGTGGCTTCGGCAATGCGCTCGAGCTTGAAGGTGCGCACCTCAGCAGCGTGGCTGGCAAAGCCAATGACGTAGGTGGCATAGCCGGGGCTGGAGGGTTCGAGGCAGTAGGGGCTCAGCTCCGTTTCACGCAGCTCGGTGCGGCCGGCGGTGTAGTAACGGATGCGCACCTTGCGGCTGATGGCCCAGCCCAGGGTGATGGTGGCAAAGACACGGGCAAAGGGCGAGTCCTCATCGGCCAACCGGCTGCCGGCCAGGGTGAGGGTGGGGCTGGCCACGCCGGCGGGCAAGGCACCGGCCAGGGCAGCCAGGGCGCGACGGACGTATGGGTTGGGCTCGTCGCTGACGCGGTCCAGCAGGCGCGCCGCCAGGTAGAGGGCCGCTCCCTCCTGCAGCGAGAGGTACAGGGGCGGCAGGGCAAAGCGGTGGCCCTCCATCAGCCGCCAGGTCCAGCCCTGGTCCAGGATCAGGGGGAGGCGGAAGGGCTCGTCCTGCAAGTCGGCCAGGTCGCGGTTGATGGTGCGCCGGTCGACGCCGCATTTCTCGGCCAGCTCGGCCACGCGATAGCCGCGCGGGTTCAGGTAAAACAGGCTCTGCAGGTGGATCAGACGTACGCTGCGATCCATACACTCACCTCACTGTGAGATATTGTCTGTCCTCGATTATAGGCCAAAATGCGACAGGGAACGTCGCGCTTGTGGCCGGCCTGTCACGCATTGCGCCGTTCAGCCGAGCGCACCAAGCCGGCCCGGCGCCCGGGCCGGCCGCACGGCGCGGCGCTGCTCTCAGCCGGCGGGCCTGGCCTCCTTCACCCACAGCACCGTGAGGGCCGACAGCACAAACATCACGCCAAACATGACCATCATCCACACATAGCCGGTGTGGTCGGCGATGGACCCCCCGATGTAGGCGCCGATGGCCCCCGCGCCCGCTCCGGCCAGGTTCTGCAGGCCCAGAAACTCGCCGGCCCGCTCGGTGGGAATGATGTCTGTGCCCAGGGCCCACGAGGCCACGTTGAACAGGGCATAGGCCAGGCCGATGATCGCCGCGGCCACGTACATCCAGGCAATGCTCGGGCCGAGCACGATCACCACCACGCCCAGTGCGCCGATGCCAGCGCCCAGGGCGGTCATCCAGCGCCGGTCAAAGCGATCCGACAGCCACCCGGCCACCAGGCCGAACAGGACGACGAACCCGCCCAGCACCATCGGCAGCAATCCGGCCAGCGAGACGGCCTCCTGGGCCGGCAGAGTGAACTTGTCCTGCAAAAAGTACAGCAGGAAAGAGGCAATGTTGTTCACCGCCACGAGCGCCGCCAGGCGGGAGATGGTCCACCAGATGAAAGGGTGGCTGCGGCGCACAGTGGGATCGCTGTGCACGGCCAGCGAGCCAAAGATGCCGGCGATCACGGCCACGACCATGGCCAGGACGCCGATGAGGCTCAGCACCAGGCGCGAGGTGCTGCCCAGCGCGGCCATCACCACCTTGACCACCCAGCCCAGCCCCAGGATGATGGCGGTAAAGACCACGGTCATCCACACCAGGCTCAGCAGGGGCTTCCAGTCGATGGGCGTGGTGGTGCCCAGCGAGCTCTCTTCGTGCACCAGGAGGGTCAGGGCCATACAGACGAGCATGCCGGCCGCGGTCACGGCCAGGGCCAGGCCGATCCGGCCCTGGCTGACCATCGGGGCAATGACCAGGCCCACCAGCACCAGCGGCAGCGGGATCTCCAGCAGCATCTTGACGCCAGAGGTCGTGCCGCGCTGGTCGGGGGGCACCACGTCGGGGATCAGGCCCTGGGTGCCGCCCTGCGAATAGTTCGAGGCCAGCATCGACAGCAGGTAGAGCACCAGCAGCAGGTAGAAGCCGGTCATCCCGCTGAGGCCGGCCACCCAGGCCATCAGCGCAAAGACGACCACTTCGGCCAGGGTGCCGATAACGACAAAAGGCCGGCGGCGGCCCCAGCGCGAGGGATAGTGGTCGCTCAGCAGGCCAAACAGGGCCTGGGTGAGCACGGCCATCATCAGCGCCCAGAGGCGGATGGTGCCATAGTAGGAGCCCTTTTGCGCTTCACCGACATAGTTCTGCACCAGCAGCGGCACCACCAGGCCGGCCAGGACCTGGGCGCGCAGGGTGAGGGCAAACCAGTTGGCATTGACCCAGATGTGTTCGTACCAGTGCAAGCGGCGAGCAGGTGCTTCGGTCATGATGCAGCTCCTTTCAGCGAACGGATGATGCAGAGACGGCAAGTCCCGCGCAATGGGTAGGGGCGGTTCGCGAACCGCCCGCACGACTCCAAGACACGTACCCCAGGTCGCCAGCACAGGTCAGCTCAAGCCGACGGTGCGCCTCCTGCCTTCGCGGCTCGCCTGTATGGCGATGGGATGGGGGCGGTTCAACCGCCCGCACGACTAAGACGCGTACCACAGGTCGCCAGCACAGGTCAGCTCAAGCCGACGGTGCGGAACCCAATCCGGACGGATCCCACGCGCGGTTGGCCGGCGTATCGAGATAACACTCGTCGGGCACGAGCAGATACGGGTCGGCAAAGGCGGCGGCGTGCGCCTGGAGCTCCTCGGGCGGCTCGTCGCCCTCGTATGGCGCGATCAAGAGCGAGAACTGGAGCGTACGGCCGTTGTAAGACGGGGCGTAGGGCTGGATGTGATCCGCCGCGGAAAAGGTCGTGGCGATGAGGTTGCCCAGGCCGGTGTCCCGGATGTCATAGCGGTACTGGCGGCCCCAGTACGAGCCAAAGGGGTTGAGGCGAACAGACCAGTCGAAATTGCGACTTGCGGATTGCGGATTGCGGATTGAGACGGGAGACCGCCCTGCCTCGCCTGCGGCGAGACTGGCAGCAGACGTGCCGGGTGAGGCTGCCAACTGCTGTCGACCCGTTGCTGCCAGACGCCTTGTTCGTAGCGGGCAAAAGGCGAGGTTGGTCAGCACGTCCGCTGTCTGGGCCACCAGCAGACCCCGCTGCCCGTCGGAGACGGCCACCCAGCCGTGGGTCACCTGATTGTTCACGCTGTCCAGCTCGACATTGCTCGAGTAGGCGCCATAGTCCAGTGAAAAAGAGCTCACGTGGTCGAGATAGTTGTGTTTCCACACTCGCCAGGGGTTGTCCGGCGCGCGCGAGGGTGCCGGGCGGAGCTCAGCCGGCATCACCTCCAGCCAGCCGGCGTCCCAGGCCTGCTGCAGGCGTGTGGCGCGGGCGCGGGAGTAGCCCCTGTCCGGCGTGCGCGGGTACTCGGCGCGCACCGTGAGGTAGAGGTAGGGCAGGCCAGCAGCCAGCAGCAGCTCGCGCTCGAATCGCGCCACCTGCCCGTTCTTGAGGGTGATCGTGCCGGTCGAGCGGTGCAGGCCCACGACGCCGTAGGACTGCGCCGCGACCAGCGACCACTCTTCCACCACCTGGCGCCGGCCGGCATAGTTCAGGCCGCTGTTCACGAACCACTCGCTCGAGAGTGGCTGTCCGCGATAGAGCGCACGCAGCACCTGGCCGTAGCCGTTGAACTCGAAGCGCAGGTACCCGTTCTCCAGCAGGTGCTCGCTGGCGCGGACCGCATCGCCGAGGGCGGGGGCCACGCCAGCGGCGCGCAGGGTGTAGGTCTTGAGCTCGGCTGGTGCGAACGAGTCGACAAAGCACAGGTCGCGGCGCTCTGGCGTGGCGGCGAGTGTCCCCGGCACCACGGCGGTGGAGAGCGGGCGGCCGGCTTGGTCCAGTACGCACAGGCGCTCTGGCGCATCTGGCTTGAGCGGCAGGCGCACCAGCGCGGTCGATGGCCGGGCGGGATAAGACACCAGCGGTGTCGAGAGGCCGCGCGGGAAATCGAGCAGGGAGAAGCGGCCCGGCTCGGGCGGCGGCAGGGCCTGCTGCAGTGCCTTCCCGGCCGAGCTCACGGCGCGCGCCGCCAGGTCACGGGCGGTGGCCTCGCGGGTCAGGTTCATCACCGGCGCGGACATGCCCAAGTGGGTGGTCGAGAGCAGCCGCAGGCGGCAGTCAAAGGCCTCATCCAGGTGGGCGCAGATGGCCGGCGTGGGTTCGGGGCCGGTCAGGCGCAGGGTCTGTAGCTCGAGCAGGCGGGCGCGGTCCAGGGCCGTCCACAGTTGGTGGTTGGACCATTTCTCGGCCCAGGAAGCCAGTCCATCAAAGCTGCCGTCGGCCGTGTCCTGGGTAAAGCAGATCTCGCGCAGGGGAGGGTGCGCCTCCAGGTAGCGGCCGGGCGTGGTGAAGGACACGTAGGGCAGGTCGGCCACGTTCTCCACCAGTCCCTGCAGGCCGCGGGCGGTGGACAG
The window above is part of the Chloroflexi bacterium ADurb.Bin180 genome. Proteins encoded here:
- a CDS encoding Major Facilitator Superfamily protein, whose translation is MTEAPARRLHWYEHIWVNANWFALTLRAQVLAGLVVPLLVQNYVGEAQKGSYYGTIRLWALMMAVLTQALFGLLSDHYPSRWGRRRPFVVIGTLAEVVVFALMAWVAGLSGMTGFYLLLVLYLLSMLASNYSQGGTQGLIPDVVPPDQRGTTSGVKMLLEIPLPLVLVGLVIAPMVSQGRIGLALAVTAAGMLVCMALTLLVHEESSLGTTTPIDWKPLLSLVWMTVVFTAIILGLGWVVKVVMAALGSTSRLVLSLIGVLAMVVAVIAGIFGSLAVHSDPTVRRSHPFIWWTISRLAALVAVNNIASFLLYFLQDKFTLPAQEAVSLAGLLPMVLGGFVVLFGLVAGWLSDRFDRRWMTALGAGIGALGVVVIVLGPSIAWMYVAAAIIGLAYALFNVASWALGTDIIPTERAGEFLGLQNLAGAGAGAIGAYIGGSIADHTGYVWMMVMFGVMFVLSALTVLWVKEARPAG